The Triticum aestivum cultivar Chinese Spring chromosome 3A, IWGSC CS RefSeq v2.1, whole genome shotgun sequence genome includes a region encoding these proteins:
- the LOC123062051 gene encoding protein SODIUM POTASSIUM ROOT DEFECTIVE 2, which yields MGRKLGLERVLDCFSLSVCANACVCVHAVEGEDEENEGKALVSAQLDELLKLKDFGGGAKTLAFHLEPKTVELRVSMHCYGCARKVQKHISKMEGVSSFEVDLENKKVVVTGDVTPYEVLQSVSKVMKFAELLVAPKSSAPSR from the exons ATGGGGAGGAAGCTAGGGCTGGAGAGGGTGCTGGACTGCTTCTCGCTCTCGGTGTGCGCCAACGCCTGCGTCTGCGTGCACGCGgtggagggcgaggacgaggagaacGAGGGGAAGGCCCTGGTGAGCGCGCAGCTGGACGAGCTGCTCAAGCTCAAGGACTTCGGCGGTGGGGCTAAGACTCTTGCCTTCCATCTGGAGCCAAAG ACAGTGGAGCTGAGGGTGTCCATGCACTGCTACGGATGCGCCAGGAAAGTTCAGAAGCACATCTCCAAGATGGAAG GTGTGTCGTCGTTTGAGGTGGATTTGGAGAACAAGAAGGTGGTGGTGACGGGGGACGTGACGCCCTATGAGGTGCTGCAGAGCGTCTCCAAGGTGATGAAGTTTGCGGAGCTGTTGGTGGCCCCCAAGTCCTCGGCTCCGAGTAGATAG